Proteins found in one Hypericibacter terrae genomic segment:
- a CDS encoding LysR family transcriptional regulator has protein sequence MSISLRQVRYFIATAEAGKVSTAASALGVSQSAVTEAIKVLERETGSRLFRRFSNGVALTPEGNQFLLHARNVTAAVQDALRAPRQVRVDLTGKVSVAMTYTVAGYFMPAPLARFRRSFPGIEIELHEMDRREIEARLVEGTMDLAVILTSNLHNDAEIETETLIQSKRRLWLPTNHPLAHTGRVTLADVAPEPYIMLLIDEAEQTAISYWHKRGFSPNVVFRTSSVEAVRSMVATGAGVAILSDMVYRPWSLEGDRIEARLIDDDVPSMNVGLAWKRGAKLDPCAKALRDFCHITYNSAGAMTV, from the coding sequence ATGTCTATCTCGCTGCGCCAGGTCCGTTACTTCATCGCCACCGCCGAGGCCGGAAAGGTCTCCACGGCCGCCTCGGCGCTGGGCGTGTCGCAATCGGCCGTGACCGAGGCGATCAAGGTGCTGGAGCGGGAAACCGGATCCCGGTTGTTTCGCCGCTTTTCCAACGGGGTGGCGCTGACGCCGGAGGGAAACCAGTTCCTGCTCCATGCGCGCAACGTGACGGCGGCGGTGCAGGATGCGCTGCGGGCGCCGCGCCAGGTGCGGGTCGATCTGACCGGCAAGGTTTCGGTCGCGATGACTTACACGGTGGCCGGCTATTTCATGCCGGCACCGCTGGCGCGCTTCCGGCGCAGCTTTCCCGGGATCGAGATCGAGCTCCATGAGATGGATCGGCGCGAGATCGAGGCGCGGCTGGTGGAGGGCACGATGGATCTCGCCGTCATCCTCACCTCGAATCTCCATAATGACGCCGAGATCGAGACCGAGACCTTGATCCAGTCGAAGCGGCGTCTATGGCTTCCCACCAACCATCCGCTGGCCCATACCGGCCGCGTGACCCTGGCCGACGTGGCGCCCGAGCCCTACATCATGCTGCTGATCGACGAGGCCGAGCAGACCGCGATCAGCTACTGGCACAAGCGCGGTTTCTCCCCCAACGTCGTGTTCCGCACGTCTTCGGTCGAGGCGGTGCGCAGCATGGTGGCGACCGGAGCGGGGGTCGCCATCCTCTCCGACATGGTCTATCGCCCCTGGTCGCTCGAAGGCGACCGCATCGAGGCGCGCCTGATCGACGACGATGTGCCCTCGATGAATGTGGGCCTCGCCTGGAAGCGCGGCGCCAAGCTCGATCCTTGCGCCAAGGCGCTGCGCGACTTCTGCCACATCACCTACAACTCCGCCGGCGCGATGACGGTGTGA
- a CDS encoding IS4 family transposase, with the protein MRHQNSVFHSVLKQVAWLDFDRLVEAHNSDARVRRLTTKGQFVALLYGQLSGATSLREIVSGLTSHAARLYHLGTGEVRRSTLADANAIRPSGLFAELLAVMIKQAHRGLRRKIAETTYLIDSTGLRLSGLSADWARFSAGVCGAKLHVIYDPDADRPIYAAVSAANVNDITPAHDMPVEPGATYVFDLGYYDYAWWAKLDAAGCRIVTRFKSNTPLTLVAENALPRGSAILSDRIGYLPARQAASRKNPFQDPVREIRVKTETGKILRILCNDLDASAQEIADLYKRRWAIELFFRWVKQTLKITRFLGTSENAVRIQIAVALIAFLLLRLAQKAIKDGHSPLAFARLVRANLMHRRRIDRLLEPETAPIPNPHQMALQWS; encoded by the coding sequence ATGCGGCACCAGAATAGCGTATTTCATTCGGTTCTTAAGCAGGTTGCGTGGCTCGACTTCGATCGGCTGGTCGAGGCCCACAATAGCGATGCTCGGGTGCGGCGGTTGACGACCAAGGGCCAGTTCGTGGCGCTGCTCTACGGCCAGCTTTCGGGCGCGACGAGCCTGCGGGAGATCGTGAGCGGGCTGACGAGCCACGCGGCGCGGCTCTATCACCTGGGAACGGGCGAGGTTCGCCGTTCGACGCTGGCCGATGCCAATGCCATAAGGCCGAGCGGGCTGTTCGCCGAGTTGCTCGCCGTGATGATCAAGCAGGCCCATCGCGGGCTGCGCCGCAAGATCGCCGAAACCACCTATCTGATCGATTCCACTGGCTTGCGATTGAGCGGTCTGAGCGCCGATTGGGCCCGTTTCAGCGCCGGCGTCTGCGGCGCCAAGCTGCATGTGATCTACGATCCCGACGCCGACCGCCCCATCTATGCCGCTGTCAGTGCGGCGAATGTCAACGACATTACCCCCGCCCACGACATGCCGGTCGAGCCCGGCGCCACCTATGTCTTCGACCTCGGCTATTACGACTATGCCTGGTGGGCCAAGCTGGACGCTGCCGGATGCCGCATCGTCACTCGCTTCAAATCCAACACACCCCTGACCCTCGTCGCCGAGAACGCCCTGCCCCGGGGCAGCGCCATTCTCTCCGACCGGATCGGATATCTCCCGGCCCGCCAAGCCGCCAGCCGCAAAAACCCCTTCCAAGACCCGGTCCGCGAGATCCGCGTGAAGACCGAAACCGGCAAGATCCTGCGCATCTTGTGCAACGATCTCGACGCCAGCGCCCAGGAGATCGCAGACCTCTACAAGCGCCGCTGGGCGATCGAGCTGTTCTTCCGGTGGGTCAAGCAGACCCTGAAAATCACCCGCTTTCTCGGCACTTCCGAGAACGCCGTTCGCATCCAGATCGCCGTCGCCCTGATCGCTTTCCTGTTGTTGCGATTGGCACAGAAAGCCATCAAGGACGGTCACAGCCCGTTGGCCTTCGCCCGCCTCGTGCGCGCCAACCTCATGCATCGCAGGCGCATCGACCGCCTGCTCGAACCCGAAACCGCCCCAATTCCGAACCCACATCAAATGGCGCTACAATGGAGCTGA
- a CDS encoding biotin transporter BioY, which translates to MQAVQTLQPTLASALWPSSTKSGALRAAVLMVLGTVALWLSAKIQVPLIPVPITMQTLVVLVIGVAYGWKLGGATVLLYLAEGAVGLPVFAGNWSEGGGFHHLYGPTAGYLVGFAVAAAICGALAERGWDRSLLKAGAAMVIGNLVIYALGLTWLAIQIGLGDALKYGLVPFLVGDALKIALGACLLPATWRLIGRGKK; encoded by the coding sequence ATGCAGGCTGTCCAGACGCTGCAACCCACGCTCGCCAGCGCGTTGTGGCCCAGTTCGACCAAGAGCGGTGCGCTGCGCGCCGCGGTGCTGATGGTGCTCGGCACCGTGGCGCTCTGGCTCTCCGCCAAGATCCAGGTGCCGTTGATCCCGGTGCCGATCACGATGCAGACGCTGGTCGTGCTGGTGATCGGTGTCGCCTATGGCTGGAAGCTCGGCGGCGCCACGGTGCTGCTTTATCTCGCCGAGGGCGCGGTCGGCCTGCCGGTCTTCGCCGGCAATTGGAGCGAAGGCGGCGGTTTCCATCATCTCTATGGCCCGACGGCCGGCTATCTGGTCGGCTTCGCGGTCGCGGCCGCGATCTGCGGCGCGCTCGCCGAGCGCGGCTGGGATCGCTCGCTCCTGAAGGCGGGGGCCGCGATGGTGATCGGCAATCTCGTGATCTATGCGCTGGGCCTGACTTGGCTCGCGATCCAGATCGGCCTGGGCGACGCGCTCAAATACGGCCTGGTGCCGTTCCTCGTCGGCGATGCGCTCAAAATCGCCCTGGGGGCCTGCCTGCTGCCGGCGACCTGGCGGCTGATCGGGCGCGGCAAGAAGTGA
- a CDS encoding cupredoxin domain-containing protein — MRRLVFACLAILATLSLAGTVRADDLQTFRIEIKDGVITPKQTEVPANKDFKLEVANTGSIPAEFESKQLRQEKVLAPGKSVTITIRGIDPGEYQFVDEFHENDAAGQGVIVAK; from the coding sequence ATGCGTCGCCTTGTTTTCGCCTGCCTCGCCATCCTCGCGACCCTCTCGCTGGCGGGCACCGTTCGTGCCGACGACCTGCAGACGTTCCGCATCGAGATCAAGGATGGCGTCATCACGCCGAAACAGACCGAGGTACCGGCCAACAAGGACTTCAAGCTCGAGGTCGCCAACACCGGCTCGATCCCGGCCGAATTCGAAAGCAAGCAGCTTCGCCAGGAGAAGGTGCTGGCGCCGGGCAAGAGCGTGACCATCACCATCCGCGGCATCGATCCGGGCGAATACCAGTTCGTGGACGAATTCCACGAGAACGACGCGGCCGGCCAGGGCGTGATCGTCGCGAAGTAA
- a CDS encoding FTR1 family iron permease has protein sequence MSGQFGQIVFVIWRESVEALLVIGILHAWLSRQSDPDTVTSGRRYLWSGVGAGLGLAVALAGILLFFAERLPDGAQDYFMTAMVLIAAALILQMVFWLRRRGRTMKADLEAGLDKAAAQARHWGLFVLAMLAVAREGSETVVFLYGILAAGVYALTPTVTAILIGFATALFTYWLLQLGSKRMSWRVFFRVTEIMLLLLACSLVMNGADHLYGLGIAPDLGGTVWDSSFLLDDGSTFGGLVAALTGYRARPDVLSLVVFAGYWVLVLWALSRARPTALPKPKTA, from the coding sequence ATGAGCGGACAATTCGGACAGATCGTATTCGTGATCTGGCGCGAGAGCGTGGAAGCGCTGCTCGTGATCGGCATCCTGCATGCCTGGCTGTCGCGTCAGAGCGATCCGGACACGGTGACGAGCGGCCGGCGCTATCTCTGGTCGGGGGTGGGGGCCGGTTTGGGCCTGGCGGTGGCGCTGGCGGGGATCCTGCTCTTCTTCGCCGAGCGATTGCCAGACGGCGCGCAGGATTACTTCATGACCGCGATGGTGCTGATCGCGGCGGCGCTCATCCTGCAGATGGTATTCTGGCTGCGCCGGCGCGGCCGCACGATGAAGGCCGACCTCGAGGCCGGACTCGACAAGGCGGCGGCCCAGGCGCGTCACTGGGGCCTGTTCGTCCTCGCCATGCTGGCGGTGGCCCGCGAGGGCAGCGAAACGGTCGTCTTCCTCTATGGCATCCTCGCCGCCGGCGTCTATGCGCTGACGCCGACGGTGACCGCGATTCTGATCGGTTTCGCCACAGCGCTCTTCACCTACTGGCTGCTGCAGCTGGGATCGAAGCGCATGTCCTGGCGGGTCTTCTTCCGCGTCACCGAGATCATGCTGCTGCTGCTGGCCTGCTCGCTGGTGATGAACGGCGCCGATCACCTGTACGGCCTGGGCATCGCGCCCGATCTCGGCGGCACCGTCTGGGACAGCTCGTTCCTGCTGGACGACGGCAGCACCTTCGGCGGGCTGGTCGCGGCCCTGACTGGCTATCGCGCGCGGCCCGATGTGCTCAGCCTCGTGGTCTTCGCCGGCTATTGGGTGCTGGTGCTCTGGGCCTTGTCGCGCGCGCGTCCAACCGCCCTGCCGAAGCCCAAGACGGCGTGA
- a CDS encoding Lrp/AsnC ligand binding domain-containing protein — MQTIFIMVKSELGRAYEVADAAVQSIDQVSEVHSISGQYDLLIKCFLAEGADIGHFVTEKIQRLPGVRDTFTLIAYKAFS; from the coding sequence ATGCAGACCATCTTCATCATGGTGAAATCAGAGCTCGGGCGCGCCTACGAGGTCGCCGACGCAGCCGTGCAATCGATCGACCAGGTGTCCGAGGTACATTCGATCTCCGGCCAGTACGACCTGCTGATCAAATGCTTCCTCGCGGAGGGCGCCGATATCGGCCATTTCGTGACCGAGAAGATCCAGCGCCTGCCGGGCGTGCGCGACACCTTCACGCTGATCGCCTACAAGGCCTTTTCCTGA
- a CDS encoding DUF2189 domain-containing protein yields MSEVAQQPQVDVIRLSGGSVARVRRVAPERPWAWLAAGWKDFLAAPGFGLLYGLMFTLGGAGLTLLFWWLDIFWSILPLAAGFMLVAPVLAVGLYETSRRLELGGSVRAADAFGAWWRYVPRLAPMGLVLTLFLMAWARFAQIVFALFFSGNPPRPEPAYVVDLFLSPTSIPFLLIGCAIGGVLAAFVFAISVVSIPVMMDRDINVVSAIGLSLATVKRNFWVMALWAWLIVLFAGAGIATLYLGLMVTLPILGHATWHAYRDLITWED; encoded by the coding sequence ATGAGTGAAGTGGCTCAACAACCCCAGGTGGATGTCATCCGGCTGTCCGGCGGCAGCGTCGCCCGGGTCCGACGGGTGGCGCCCGAACGCCCCTGGGCGTGGCTGGCGGCCGGCTGGAAGGATTTCCTCGCGGCTCCCGGTTTCGGCCTGCTCTACGGCCTCATGTTCACGCTGGGCGGCGCCGGCCTGACGCTGCTCTTCTGGTGGCTCGACATCTTCTGGTCGATCCTGCCGCTGGCCGCGGGCTTCATGCTGGTGGCGCCGGTCCTGGCGGTCGGCCTCTACGAGACCAGCCGCCGGTTGGAATTGGGCGGAAGCGTGAGGGCGGCCGATGCCTTCGGCGCCTGGTGGCGCTATGTGCCGCGCCTGGCACCGATGGGGCTCGTCCTGACCCTGTTCCTCATGGCCTGGGCGCGATTCGCGCAAATCGTCTTCGCGCTCTTTTTCAGCGGCAATCCGCCACGCCCCGAACCTGCCTATGTCGTCGATCTGTTCCTGTCGCCGACGAGCATCCCCTTCCTGCTGATCGGCTGCGCGATCGGCGGGGTGCTGGCGGCCTTCGTGTTCGCCATCAGCGTGGTCTCGATCCCGGTCATGATGGATCGGGATATCAATGTGGTCTCGGCGATCGGCCTCAGCCTCGCCACGGTGAAGCGCAACTTCTGGGTCATGGCGCTGTGGGCCTGGCTGATCGTGCTGTTCGCGGGCGCCGGCATCGCCACGCTCTATCTGGGCCTCATGGTCACCCTGCCCATCCTCGGCCATGCCACCTGGCACGCCTATCGCGATCTGATCACCTGGGAAGATTGA
- the ccoN gene encoding cytochrome-c oxidase, cbb3-type subunit I has translation MDGKTAPALAAGYNDDVIRAFTIATMFWGVVAFLLGVVIALQLAFPVFNLGLEWTSFGRLRPVHTSAAIFAFGGNALLGTSFYVVQRTCRVRLFGGAALASFVFWGYQLFIVLAASGYVLGITEGREYAEPEWYTDLWLTLVWVVYLVIFGGTIVKRREPHIYVANWFYLAFIVTIAMLHIINNLSLPVSFFGTKSYSLFSGVQDALTQWWYGHNAVGFFLTAGFLGIMYYFVPKQAERPIYSYRLSIVHFWSLIFLYIWAGPHHLHYTALPEWAQTLGMTFSIMLWMPSWGGMINGLMTLSGAWDKLRTDPVLRFLVTSVAFYGMSTFEGPLMSIREVNALSHYTDWTIGHVHSGALGWVAFVSFGAVYFLVPRLWNREGLYSVKLVSYHFWIATVGILLYITAMWVSGIMQGLMWRSYDELGFLQYSFIETVAAMHPFYIIRMLGGVLFLLGALIMVYNLRMTVKYGPARSVEPRLAAAQA, from the coding sequence ATGGACGGCAAGACGGCGCCGGCTTTGGCCGCCGGTTACAACGACGATGTGATCCGGGCATTCACCATTGCCACCATGTTCTGGGGCGTGGTCGCCTTTCTGCTCGGCGTGGTGATCGCGCTGCAGTTGGCGTTCCCGGTCTTCAATCTGGGCCTGGAATGGACCAGCTTCGGCCGGTTGCGCCCGGTGCATACCTCGGCCGCGATCTTCGCCTTCGGCGGCAATGCCCTGCTCGGGACGTCGTTCTATGTGGTGCAGCGCACCTGCCGCGTCAGGCTGTTCGGCGGTGCGGCGCTCGCGAGCTTCGTCTTCTGGGGCTACCAGCTCTTCATCGTCCTCGCCGCCTCGGGCTATGTCCTGGGCATCACCGAGGGCCGCGAATATGCCGAGCCCGAATGGTACACCGATCTCTGGCTGACCCTGGTCTGGGTCGTCTATCTGGTGATCTTCGGCGGGACGATCGTGAAGCGGCGCGAGCCGCATATCTACGTCGCGAACTGGTTCTATCTCGCCTTCATCGTCACCATCGCGATGCTGCATATCATCAACAACCTGTCGCTGCCGGTGTCCTTCTTCGGGACCAAGAGCTATTCGCTCTTCTCCGGCGTGCAGGATGCGCTGACTCAGTGGTGGTACGGCCACAATGCGGTGGGATTCTTCCTGACCGCGGGCTTCCTCGGCATCATGTATTACTTCGTGCCGAAGCAGGCGGAACGGCCGATCTATTCCTACCGGCTCTCGATCGTGCATTTCTGGTCCCTGATCTTCCTCTATATCTGGGCCGGCCCGCATCATCTGCACTATACCGCGCTGCCCGAGTGGGCGCAGACGCTCGGCATGACCTTCTCGATCATGCTGTGGATGCCGTCCTGGGGCGGCATGATCAACGGCCTGATGACGCTCTCGGGCGCCTGGGACAAGCTGCGCACCGACCCGGTGCTGCGCTTCCTCGTGACCTCCGTCGCCTTCTACGGCATGAGCACCTTCGAGGGGCCGCTGATGTCGATCCGCGAGGTCAACGCGCTCAGCCACTATACGGACTGGACCATCGGCCATGTCCATTCCGGCGCGCTCGGCTGGGTCGCCTTCGTGTCCTTCGGCGCCGTCTATTTCCTGGTGCCGCGCCTGTGGAACCGCGAAGGCCTCTATTCGGTGAAGCTCGTCAGCTATCACTTCTGGATCGCGACCGTCGGAATCCTGCTCTACATCACCGCCATGTGGGTGTCGGGCATCATGCAGGGGTTGATGTGGCGCTCCTATGACGAGCTGGGTTTCCTGCAATATTCCTTCATCGAGACCGTCGCGGCGATGCATCCCTTCTACATCATCCGGATGCTGGGCGGCGTGCTGTTCCTGCTGGGCGCCCTCATCATGGTCTACAATCTGCGCATGACCGTGAAATACGGTCCCGCGCGCTCGGTCGAGCCCCGGCTCGCCGCCGCCCAGGCCTGA
- the ccoO gene encoding cytochrome-c oxidase, cbb3-type subunit II translates to MQLSHAKIETNFLLMLVLILITVSIGGIVEIAPLFTIETTIEKVQGVRPYSPLELAGRNIYIREGCYLCHSQMIRPFRDEAERYGHYSIAAESMYDHPFQWGSKRTGPDLARVGGKYSDDWHRAHLTDPRSVVPESIMPSYAFLEERELDPTAIAAHLSTLRELGVPYTDEMIQDAAADMAAQANPDADTTGLLTRYPKAATGAFDGDPTRLTEMDALIAYLQVLGRMVDFADYRTEDLRQ, encoded by the coding sequence ATGCAGCTCTCCCACGCGAAAATCGAAACCAATTTCCTGCTGATGCTGGTGCTGATCCTGATCACGGTGTCGATCGGCGGCATCGTCGAGATCGCGCCGCTGTTCACGATCGAGACGACCATCGAGAAGGTGCAGGGAGTCAGGCCCTATTCGCCGCTCGAGCTCGCGGGCCGCAACATCTATATCCGCGAGGGCTGCTATCTCTGTCACAGCCAGATGATCCGGCCCTTCCGCGACGAGGCCGAGCGCTACGGGCACTACAGCATCGCGGCCGAGAGCATGTACGACCACCCGTTCCAGTGGGGTTCGAAGCGGACCGGCCCCGATCTGGCCCGGGTCGGCGGGAAATATTCCGACGACTGGCATCGCGCGCATCTGACCGATCCCCGCAGCGTCGTGCCGGAATCGATCATGCCGTCCTACGCCTTCCTCGAGGAGCGCGAGCTCGACCCGACCGCGATCGCGGCGCATCTGTCGACCCTGCGCGAGCTGGGCGTGCCCTATACCGACGAGATGATCCAGGACGCGGCCGCGGACATGGCGGCCCAGGCCAATCCCGACGCCGACACGACCGGACTCCTGACCCGCTACCCCAAGGCGGCCACGGGCGCCTTCGACGGCGATCCGACGCGGCTGACGGAGATGGATGCGCTGATCGCCTATCTCCAGGTGCTGGGCCGCATGGTCGATTTCGCCGACTACCGCACCGAAGACCTGAGGCAGTGA
- a CDS encoding cbb3-type cytochrome oxidase subunit 3 — MTWQEIHDLFAPIRLVWFVVIFVGVVAWAYWPKRRAELEKLARIPLEDELPDDQRSTPVRESKP; from the coding sequence ATGACCTGGCAGGAGATCCATGACCTGTTCGCGCCGATCCGGCTGGTCTGGTTCGTCGTGATCTTCGTCGGCGTCGTCGCCTGGGCCTACTGGCCGAAGCGCCGGGCCGAGCTGGAGAAGCTCGCGCGCATTCCGCTCGAGGACGAGCTGCCGGACGATCAGCGATCGACCCCCGTGCGGGAAAGCAAGCCATGA
- the ccoP gene encoding cytochrome-c oxidase, cbb3-type subunit III, whose amino-acid sequence MTKREIDSISGQETTGHEWDGIKELNHPLPSWWLYTFYASILVAVIYWVLMPAIPWFNGHSNGILGYSQRASLDHVMEAATAAQAQYIARIDQAPSLAAIRADADLFNFAQAGGRAVFNENCAACHGLGGSGRPGGFPTLADDDWIWGGTLDDIAQTVRHGIRNADPDSRQSVMPNFGTDSILTAPQIADVAEFVLSLSNRSTDTAAAGRGKTVFADNCAACHGDNGQGKPELGAPNLADAIWLYGDGSKLAIMAQVTKPKMGVMPAWGGRLSEAQQRMVTVYVHSLSGGQ is encoded by the coding sequence ATGACGAAGCGCGAGATCGATTCCATCTCGGGTCAGGAGACCACGGGCCACGAGTGGGACGGCATCAAGGAACTGAACCATCCGCTGCCGAGCTGGTGGCTCTACACCTTCTATGCGTCGATCCTGGTGGCGGTGATCTACTGGGTCCTGATGCCGGCCATTCCCTGGTTCAACGGCCATAGCAACGGCATCCTCGGATACAGCCAGCGGGCATCGCTCGACCATGTCATGGAAGCCGCGACCGCGGCGCAGGCGCAATATATCGCCCGAATCGACCAGGCGCCGTCGCTGGCGGCGATCCGGGCCGACGCCGATCTCTTCAATTTCGCCCAGGCCGGCGGCCGCGCGGTCTTCAACGAGAACTGCGCCGCCTGTCATGGCTTGGGCGGATCCGGGCGTCCGGGCGGATTTCCGACGCTCGCCGATGACGACTGGATCTGGGGCGGCACGCTCGACGACATCGCGCAGACGGTGCGTCACGGCATCCGCAACGCCGATCCGGATTCGCGCCAGTCGGTGATGCCGAACTTCGGCACCGACAGCATCCTGACCGCGCCGCAGATCGCCGACGTGGCGGAGTTCGTCCTGTCGCTTTCCAACCGCTCGACCGATACCGCCGCGGCCGGCCGCGGCAAGACGGTCTTCGCCGACAATTGCGCGGCCTGTCATGGCGACAACGGCCAGGGCAAGCCCGAGCTCGGCGCACCCAATCTGGCGGATGCGATCTGGCTCTATGGCGACGGCAGCAAGCTCGCGATCATGGCCCAGGTGACGAAGCCGAAAATGGGCGTGATGCCGGCTTGGGGCGGTCGTCTGTCCGAGGCCCAGCAGCGGATGGTCACGGTCTATGTGCATAGTTTGAGCGGCGGCCAGTAA
- the ccoG gene encoding cytochrome c oxidase accessory protein CcoG: MTETALQDSGTQEKVASRREQRAEPLYVGRIRVYPRKVRGTLRRFKSAMLVLLLAIYYAAPWLRWDRGPGAPDQALLIDLPGRRAYFFWVEIWPQEVYYLTGILVLAALGLFLATSLFGRVWCGFTCPQTVWTDLFMWVERTIEGDRNARMRLDKSPLSLGKVAKKIAKHGAWLVIALLTGGAWAMYFTDAPTLVRQFFTGGATVTVYFFVGLFTFTTYLLAGWAREQVCTYMCPWPRIQGAMLDEDSLNVTYRAWRGEPRGKHKAGTSWEGHGDCVDCFSCVAVCPTGIDIRDGAQLECIGCGLCIDACNEVMEKVGRPRGLIDFDSARNIALQSAGKPPVAWRPFRLRTIVYVTLLFLVAAGVFAALGTRSTLDINVLPERTPLFVLLKDGSIQNAYTIKILNKQRQAREFTLAVKEHPGARIEIVGADPAGVLAAKPDHVATYRVLVSLPRAEVGEDSEAMTFVLTDKSSSDTARHQTVFRGPDR, from the coding sequence ATGACAGAGACAGCCCTTCAGGACTCCGGGACGCAGGAAAAAGTCGCCTCGCGGCGCGAGCAGCGGGCCGAGCCGCTCTATGTCGGCCGCATCCGCGTCTATCCGCGCAAGGTCCGCGGCACCCTGCGCCGTTTCAAGTCGGCCATGCTCGTCCTCCTCCTGGCGATCTATTACGCCGCGCCCTGGCTGCGCTGGGATCGCGGGCCCGGCGCCCCGGACCAGGCGCTGCTGATCGATCTGCCGGGGCGGCGGGCCTATTTCTTCTGGGTCGAGATCTGGCCGCAGGAAGTCTATTACCTGACCGGCATCCTGGTGCTCGCGGCGCTGGGCCTGTTCCTCGCCACCAGCCTGTTCGGCCGGGTCTGGTGCGGCTTCACCTGCCCGCAGACGGTCTGGACCGATCTCTTCATGTGGGTCGAGCGGACCATCGAGGGCGATCGCAATGCGCGCATGCGTCTCGACAAATCGCCCCTCAGCCTCGGCAAGGTCGCGAAGAAGATTGCCAAGCATGGCGCCTGGCTGGTGATCGCGCTGCTCACGGGCGGCGCCTGGGCCATGTATTTCACCGACGCGCCGACGCTGGTCCGCCAGTTCTTCACGGGCGGCGCCACCGTCACAGTCTACTTCTTCGTCGGCCTCTTCACCTTCACGACCTATCTCCTGGCCGGCTGGGCGCGCGAGCAGGTCTGCACCTATATGTGTCCCTGGCCTCGCATCCAGGGCGCGATGCTCGACGAGGACAGCCTCAATGTGACCTATCGGGCCTGGCGCGGCGAACCGCGCGGCAAGCACAAGGCCGGCACGAGCTGGGAAGGCCATGGCGATTGCGTCGACTGCTTCTCCTGCGTCGCCGTCTGTCCGACCGGCATCGACATCCGCGATGGCGCGCAGCTCGAATGCATCGGCTGCGGGCTCTGCATCGATGCCTGCAACGAGGTGATGGAGAAGGTCGGACGGCCCCGGGGGCTGATCGACTTCGACTCCGCCCGTAACATCGCGCTGCAGAGCGCCGGCAAGCCGCCGGTGGCGTGGCGGCCCTTCCGGCTCCGCACCATCGTCTATGTCACCCTGCTGTTCCTGGTCGCCGCCGGAGTCTTCGCGGCCCTGGGCACGCGTTCCACCCTCGACATCAATGTGCTACCCGAGCGCACGCCGCTCTTCGTCCTGCTCAAGGACGGCAGCATCCAGAACGCCTACACCATCAAGATCCTGAACAAGCAGCGCCAGGCGCGCGAGTTCACGCTGGCCGTGAAGGAACATCCGGGCGCGCGGATCGAGATTGTCGGCGCCGACCCGGCGGGCGTGCTGGCGGCCAAACCCGACCATGTCGCGACCTATCGGGTGCTGGTGAGCCTGCCCCGCGCCGAGGTCGGCGAGGACAGCGAGGCGATGACCTTCGTGCTGACCGACAAGTCCAGCAGCGACACCGCCCGCCACCAGACCGTATTCAGAGGGCCCGATCGATGA
- a CDS encoding FixH family protein has product MQGMQGGNGDGGARRGRWIPWIFVASFVVLTIIQGVMIWFAIESFSGLTAEDAYERGITYNRTIEAKDAEVALGWQVTLEWQVDKSAPGKGRLALQVLDRLGQPLQGAEVAATLRRPVGPETATPVTLTPGAPGTYGASLQLPLRGQWDVDLDIATAHSTDHLTDRIFAP; this is encoded by the coding sequence ATGCAAGGGATGCAAGGCGGAAATGGCGACGGGGGTGCCCGGCGCGGCCGCTGGATACCGTGGATCTTCGTCGCTTCCTTCGTGGTCCTGACAATCATCCAGGGGGTGATGATCTGGTTCGCGATCGAGAGCTTCAGCGGCCTGACGGCCGAGGACGCCTATGAACGCGGGATCACCTACAACCGGACGATCGAGGCCAAGGATGCCGAGGTGGCGCTGGGCTGGCAGGTGACGCTCGAATGGCAAGTGGACAAGTCGGCGCCGGGCAAGGGACGGCTGGCGCTGCAGGTCCTGGATCGCCTGGGCCAGCCGCTGCAGGGCGCCGAGGTCGCGGCCACGCTGCGCCGGCCCGTCGGCCCGGAGACCGCGACCCCGGTGACGCTGACGCCCGGCGCGCCGGGGACCTATGGCGCTTCGCTCCAGCTCCCCTTGCGCGGCCAGTGGGATGTCGATCTCGATATCGCGACGGCGCACTCGACCGATCACCTGACCGACCGGATCTTCGCGCCATGA